In Trichlorobacter lovleyi, the DNA window AAAAACGTTACAGCAATGAACCGCTTGAATCATTGGATACGCTGGATTTTGTTTCCGGCTTTTATTTCCTGCGACAAAGAACACTTAAGATTGGCGATAAGTTCTCTTTGAAGCTGTATGATGGCGATACCACAACCACAGCGCCAGTTATTGTGCTACGCCGAGAAAAACTGTCGCTACCCGGTATGCGGAGTGCTGACACACTGGTAATACAACCTGCCTTTGCTGAAAGCGGTTTTTTCAGAAATAACCGTGACCTACTGGTCTGGTTCACCAATGACGAAAACCGTGTGCCGGTACGTTTTGAAGCAACCACACCAATTGGCCGGGTTGTGGCAGAGTTGGTCTCATCAGAGAGGATCATGCAGCCTGTCAGCCATTCTGAAAAATAATCATTAATCCTATCTTGACATTGACTCCGTACACACGTGCATGCATAATATGCATGCACAATATCATCATAAGCATCCACCTTTGGAGTCAGTAGATGCAGCAACTAATCATCGATACAAATATCTACGCTGCCTTTAAGCGCAACGACCCTGTTGTTCTTGGCATATTGCGACAAGCTGAAACCATAGCGGTAAATACCGTTGTGCTTGGTGAACTACTGGCAGGTTTTAAAGGGGGAAACAAAGAGGCACTCAACCGTAAGGAGCTTGATCTGTTTCTGGATACACCGCGTGTACAATTTTGTGCCGTTGAGGAAACAACTGCGGAGTTCTTTGCACTTATATTCAACAATCTTAAACAGGCAGGAAAACCTATTCCCGTTAATGACATCTGGATTGCTGCATCAGCCATGCAACATGGACGAACCCTGTTAACGCTAGATAGCCATTTTTCATATATTGCCGGACTTTCACTGCATCCGGCTTTAGAAAGGAAGTAAAGATGGCAACCATGACCTTGCGAGGTATTGATGACTCTCTCGCACAAACCTTGAAAGAACTGGCCCGAAATCAAGGAGTCAGCCTTAATACACTTGCTTTACGTCTGATCCGTGAGGCAACTGGTAATGACAAACGAAAAAGAACGGCCGTCCACCATGATCTTGATTGTCTTGCCGGTACATGGAACGAAGAGGATGAAGCTGCGTTCAGACATGCTGTTGAACCATTTGATATGATTGATACTGAGATCTGGAAACAATAAGGATGTATGCCCGTTGTTCACCAACTCGCTTTCCCTCGGTAAACGTCCGGACAGTTTTTCAACCGTTCTACCTAACACCGGAATAACAGATAAAAACCATGTACTGTACCTACTTCGGACTGAAAGAACGCCCCTTTACCCTTACCCCGAACCCGGATTTCATCTTCCTGGGCAAGGCCCATCAGGAGGCGTTTGCCCACCTGCTGTACGGCATTGACCAGAAGGCCGGCTTTATTGCGTTAACCGGTGAAGTAGGAGCCGGAAAAACCACGGTCATCCGCACCCTGCTGACCCGGCTTACCCCAGAAACCCACGCCACGGCCCTGATCCTGAACCCGATGCTCTCTTCACTCGGCCTCTTGAAGACGATCAACCGGGAATTCGGCATCTCTGATAACGGTGATGAACCGGCTGAACTGGTGGAGACGTTGAATCAGTTTCTGCTGCTGCAAAAAGCGGCACACAAGACCGTGGTGCTGGTCATTGATGAGGCCCAGGATATGGAACCGGCGGTACTGGAGCAGGTCCGGCTGTTGTCGAACCTTGAGACCGCCACGGAGAAACTGATCCAGATCATCCTGGTCGGCCAGCCGGAACTGGAAACACTGCTGTCCCGTTCCGAACTCCGCCAGCTGAATCAACGGATCACCGTGCGCTATCATCTGACCCCCATGGATGCAGCAGACACGCGCGACTACATCGCCCACCGCCTGAGGGTGGCCGGCGGCACCCCGGAGATGATACGTTTCAGCACCGGCGCGGTGCAGGCGATTCACTGCTTTGCCGGTGGACTGCCCCGCCTGGTGAATGCTGTTGCCGACCGTTGCCTCCTGATCGGCTATACCGCGGAGAGCCGCCAGATTGAGGCCGCTCAGGCCCGGCAGGCTGTCTGCGAAGTAGCCCCTGCCGAAGGACGGCGCACCCGGCGGCGCACCCGGATGCTGGCAACGGCCGTTGCCGCACTCCTGCTGGCTGCTGCTGTGCTGGCCGGCATGGTCTATCGCCGCCCGGCCCCTGCCCCCCCGGTTGCGGCAGCTACCCTGCAACAGACCGCCACACCGCTGGCCCTGCTCCTGCAACGGCTTGACGAAGGCCGCAGCAGCCGGGAGGCCTATCAGACCGTACTGAAGGCCTGGAATATTGTTCCGCCCGCATCGGTACTCCCTGACAGCTCCCTTGAACGGTCACTCAAACAGGCCGGCCTTGACATCTTTCGCTACACCGGGAATCTGGGGGGGCTGTCGCGAATCGGCTATCCCGCGATCCTGGAACTGTCCCTGCCAAACAACCAGAAACGCTATCTGGTGTTTGGGGGTCTAAGCAGTGAACAGGCCTTGGTTGCCACTGAGTCAGGCAGCCTGACAAGGGTCTCAACAGCCGCGCTTGAGCAGGTCTGGACCGGTCGTGCGCTGATCCCCTGGAAAAACCTGCTGGGGCTGTCGGTACCGGTCCCGTACCTGCCCAACCACACCCAGCGTGAGCTGCTGGCACGCCTGCTGGTCTCAGCCAGGACCTGGCCGCCAAACCAGCCGGTCATCACGGAGGGGGCGGTGCGGGAAGCGGTCAAGCTCTTCCAACAATCACAACGAGTTGAAGCAGACGGGGTTGCCGGTGGGCAGACATTGCTGCTCCTGTACCGTCAGGCACCCGACTTTAAGACTCCAGTCCTGAAGAAAGCAGAGAAAACCGATCCATGAGCAATATTCTTGAGGCACTGCGCAAGGCACAAGACGAAAAGAGCAGGGCAGCTGATCAGACAATCACCGGACGCGAGGCCCTGATTGCGCACCGGACAACCCGCAGCTGGGCCGGTGCGAACAAGCGGGTCATCTGGCTGGGCTGTTCCGGCGCTGTGCTGCTTGCGATAGTGGGCTGGCTGCTCTATGGCCCGTCAAAACCTGCTTCAGAACCCAAGGCGCCCCTGACCGCAGCAGCACCTATCAACATGCCGGCTGAACCGCCTCTGCCACCACAGCAGGCGCCGCCGGCACCGCAACCCGCGCCTGCCGCGTCCGCAGTACCGTCGCCAGCCCCTCCGGCCATTCAGGCCCCTGCGCCACTACCCGCAGCGCCTCAGGCCAATGATGATGAGGAACGTTCTCCGAGCCGGAGACACCGCACCGCAGCAAGCCCTCCCGCAGTTGCTGCCAGCCAGGCAGCGCAGCCTTCCCGCAGCGCAGAAGCGACCATTTCAGGTGTTCCTGAAGGGGTAAAACTGACCGGTATCGCCTGGCAGGACAGCCGTAAAATGCGCAGGGCGGTGATCAATGATGTGCTGGTTGGTGAAGGGGCTGTTGTTGCAGGGGCAAAGGTGCTTGAGATCAGACCGGCGCTGGTGCGGTTTGAAAAAAACGGGACAGTCTTTGAGGCGGCACTGCCGCGCTAGCAAACGGTTAAGGCCGTCACGGGGCAACATGGCTGCAGGACGCAGAGCGTACAGCGACTGAGGCATAACGACTAGTGCGGCAAAGGGCGGACTACCGCGCAACGCAGCAGACAGGCTTCACAGTACCTGCCGACGCGTCACGAACCGGCGCTGAACTCCCGCTGCCAGGCATCAAAGATGGCAACCTTGTCATCACCGAATTTTGCCAGGTTTTTTCTGATCTTTTCCACTGGCTTCTCCTTTTCAAGCCGCTCGGGATGCTTTGAAAAAAAGAGATCAGCATAGCAGATGATCCGCTCCGCCAAGGTTTCAGGGGTCATATCCCGCTGCGGCAGCGGCAGGTTCTGTCTGGTTATGTCAGTGATCGTGAGTCCTACCCCGGTATGACGCTCACAGATCAGGGCGTGCAGCGGCAAGCCTTCTGCATCGAGCAGCTCACGTCCCAGCAGACCGTGCCTGATGTACGGTTCTTTGCCATGACAGGCAATATCCGGTGCATCAACCCTGCAGACACCGATATCATGCAGATAGGCGGCCTCTATGACCAGGCGGCGGGTATCAGGGTCTGCGTTGACGGCAGCACAGGCGGAAAGGGCCTTGCCAGCCACCATCCTGCCATGGGTCATCAGGATCTCAACGGTCTCAGGACAACAATAACGCTTCAGCAACTCCTCGACTGCCAGCATCGCCTACCCCTTTCCAAAGAAGTCCCTCAGCCGCTTCAGGTAATCAACCGGGCTACGTTCATCAACAACGGAATCCAGCTGTCGCTCCTGCAGTTGCCGGTTGCTTGCAGTATGCCGCGACAGCGCCTCTCCCAGCCGCTCCATCAGCTTGTCGTTGCTGTCCAACAGGTCGGCGATGGCCGGTTTGGAAAGTTCTGCCAGGATCGCCTCGCTGTGGGCCCTGACCGTGGCCCGGCGGGGTTCGCCGGTCAGAAGCGACATCTCGCCGAACATCCTGCCCTGGCCAAGACGGGCCACTTCTTTCCCATCAACCTCAACCGCCATCTCGCCACGCAGCACGAAAAAGAGCGAACTGCCTGCATCCCCCTGCCTGACCGCGGTCTCGCCGGGTGAAAAGGGTTGCATCCGGGCAGCTTCAACCAGATGGGCAAGCTCATCAGCAGTCAGCACATCAAACAGATGTGACTGGCGTATCCCTGCCAGAATCTCATCACGCTGATTGGGAAACGACTCCTTAAGCGCCCCGGTAACCAGTTGACGATGGGGAAAGGGAAAGCTCCAGCCGGCGCGATGAACCGCGTACCAGGCCTTGGTCTGCAGTTCCGACAGGGCCTGGTTGCGCTGGGCCGGATCTGCCAGCCAGAACTTGAGCAAGTAGACAATGCTGCTGTCAGCCATGTTCTGAAGCCGGACGGCCGGTGCCGGTTCAGCAAGCACCAGCGCATCCTCCTGTAAAACCTGCAACAGCAGCGCCTTGGCCTGTTCAGGAGGCAGTTCATAGGGCAGACCGATGGTCAGGGTCAGGGCGGCCCGTTCCTGGGCCGCTTCCCTGAGCGAGCCGTGGGTGGTGACCACGCTCTGGACCACCACGGTATTGGGTACCAGCACCTGATTGTTGTCCAGTGTCCGCAGGGTGATGTAACGGAAGCCGACGTTGACGATCTCGCCAAACAGGTTTTTTTCAGGAATCGAGATCCAGCTGCCCCGGGTCATCAGGGGGTCGATCTGGACCGTAAAGCCGTAAAAGGCATTGGAAAGCGTGGTCTGCATGGCAAAGGCGATGGCGGCAGTCAACACCGTGGTGGTGGTGATAACGGCAGACAGATCCACCTGAAAGACCAGCCGCAACGAGGCGATCCCCGCCGCCAGATAGACTGCCAGGCGGATGGCGTCCCGCAGCAACATCGGCACATCGCCATGACGCCGCAGGCAGAGGATCATGTCAACCAGTATGTAGATCACCAGCTTGGCCAGACAGATCAGGACGATCACGCTCTGGATACGGGCCAGGATCTGACGATAGTTGGGATAGCCGGTCAGGGTGGCCTCAAAATAGAGCAGCACCAGTCCCAGCAGCGACAACTTGAGCGCAGTGGGCGCCAGGGGCGAGAGCGGTTTGCCCTGCACCCGACGTACCACCGTCACTGTAGTAAAGAACAGGATCACCACCAACAGCACAACCAGCTTGTTGACCAGAAAGAAGTTCAGGTCCACCAGTGAGAGCATTCCCTGATTCAGCTGTTGTGCTGCTGTTGTCGCCATCCTACCCCTCCAGTGCGCCGATCAGGCTCCTGATATCAGCAATCCCCCGCTCAGCCAGCCACTGCTCCATCCCTTCGGCAATCTCCTGGGCGGCACCGGGGTTCACAAAACTGGCAGTACCGACCTGCACTGCCGTTGCACCGGCTAGGATGAACTCCAGGGCATCGGTTGCCGACATGATGCCGCCAATACCGATCACCGGCAGCTTAACCGCCCTGGCCACCTGCCAGACCATCCGCAGGGCAACCGGTTTGATGGCCGGACCGGACAGACCGCCGGTAACATTGGCCAGCACCGGCCTGCGACGTTCCAGATCAATCGCCATACCGGTCAGGGTATTGATCACCGACAGGGCATCGGCCCCGGCCCCTTCACAGGCCTGGGCCATTTCTACAATATCGGTCACATTGGGAGAGAGCTTGACGATCAGAGTCTTTTGCGTGGCAGCGCGACAGGCCGCAACCACACTGGCAGCGCAGCCCGGATCAGTGCCGAACACGATCCCGCCCTGTTTGACATTGGGGCATGAGATATTTACCTCAAGGGCGGCAACCTCGGGAATCGCATCCAGACGGGCAGCCAGCTCGGCATACTCATCCGGGGTATAACCGAAGAAATTGGCAATGGCCGGGGTATTCACGGAACGCAGGAACGGCACTTTTTTCTGGATAAAGGCATCAATCCCCACATTCTGCAGGCCGATGGCGTTCAACATGCCGCCGGGAGTCTCTACAATCCGCGGGGTGGGATTACCGGCGCGAGGCTTCAGGGACAACCCCTTGGTGACAAAGGCACCGATCTTTTCCAGATCAACATACTGGCTGAACTCTTCACCGTAGCCAAAGGTGCCGGAGGCGGTCATGACCGGGTTACGCAGCTTGAGGCTGCCGATCTCAACAGACATAGCAGGTCTCATGTCAGTTCCCCTCCCACTTCAGTTCAGCCGCCTCAAAGACCGGCCCCTCAGTACAGACACAGCGGTAGTCGGGGTTTTCAGCACTGTGTTCAGCCCCCTGACAGACG includes these proteins:
- a CDS encoding type II toxin-antitoxin system VapC family toxin, which encodes MQQLIIDTNIYAAFKRNDPVVLGILRQAETIAVNTVVLGELLAGFKGGNKEALNRKELDLFLDTPRVQFCAVEETTAEFFALIFNNLKQAGKPIPVNDIWIAASAMQHGRTLLTLDSHFSYIAGLSLHPALERK
- a CDS encoding FitA-like ribbon-helix-helix domain-containing protein, which encodes MATMTLRGIDDSLAQTLKELARNQGVSLNTLALRLIREATGNDKRKRTAVHHDLDCLAGTWNEEDEAAFRHAVEPFDMIDTEIWKQ
- a CDS encoding AAA family ATPase, yielding MYCTYFGLKERPFTLTPNPDFIFLGKAHQEAFAHLLYGIDQKAGFIALTGEVGAGKTTVIRTLLTRLTPETHATALILNPMLSSLGLLKTINREFGISDNGDEPAELVETLNQFLLLQKAAHKTVVLVIDEAQDMEPAVLEQVRLLSNLETATEKLIQIILVGQPELETLLSRSELRQLNQRITVRYHLTPMDAADTRDYIAHRLRVAGGTPEMIRFSTGAVQAIHCFAGGLPRLVNAVADRCLLIGYTAESRQIEAAQARQAVCEVAPAEGRRTRRRTRMLATAVAALLLAAAVLAGMVYRRPAPAPPVAAATLQQTATPLALLLQRLDEGRSSREAYQTVLKAWNIVPPASVLPDSSLERSLKQAGLDIFRYTGNLGGLSRIGYPAILELSLPNNQKRYLVFGGLSSEQALVATESGSLTRVSTAALEQVWTGRALIPWKNLLGLSVPVPYLPNHTQRELLARLLVSARTWPPNQPVITEGAVREAVKLFQQSQRVEADGVAGGQTLLLLYRQAPDFKTPVLKKAEKTDP
- a CDS encoding HD domain-containing protein, yielding MLAVEELLKRYCCPETVEILMTHGRMVAGKALSACAAVNADPDTRRLVIEAAYLHDIGVCRVDAPDIACHGKEPYIRHGLLGRELLDAEGLPLHALICERHTGVGLTITDITRQNLPLPQRDMTPETLAERIICYADLFFSKHPERLEKEKPVEKIRKNLAKFGDDKVAIFDAWQREFSAGS
- a CDS encoding mechanosensitive ion channel family protein, translated to MATTAAQQLNQGMLSLVDLNFFLVNKLVVLLVVILFFTTVTVVRRVQGKPLSPLAPTALKLSLLGLVLLYFEATLTGYPNYRQILARIQSVIVLICLAKLVIYILVDMILCLRRHGDVPMLLRDAIRLAVYLAAGIASLRLVFQVDLSAVITTTTVLTAAIAFAMQTTLSNAFYGFTVQIDPLMTRGSWISIPEKNLFGEIVNVGFRYITLRTLDNNQVLVPNTVVVQSVVTTHGSLREAAQERAALTLTIGLPYELPPEQAKALLLQVLQEDALVLAEPAPAVRLQNMADSSIVYLLKFWLADPAQRNQALSELQTKAWYAVHRAGWSFPFPHRQLVTGALKESFPNQRDEILAGIRQSHLFDVLTADELAHLVEAARMQPFSPGETAVRQGDAGSSLFFVLRGEMAVEVDGKEVARLGQGRMFGEMSLLTGEPRRATVRAHSEAILAELSKPAIADLLDSNDKLMERLGEALSRHTASNRQLQERQLDSVVDERSPVDYLKRLRDFFGKG
- a CDS encoding dihydroorotate dehydrogenase, with the translated sequence MRPAMSVEIGSLKLRNPVMTASGTFGYGEEFSQYVDLEKIGAFVTKGLSLKPRAGNPTPRIVETPGGMLNAIGLQNVGIDAFIQKKVPFLRSVNTPAIANFFGYTPDEYAELAARLDAIPEVAALEVNISCPNVKQGGIVFGTDPGCAASVVAACRAATQKTLIVKLSPNVTDIVEMAQACEGAGADALSVINTLTGMAIDLERRRPVLANVTGGLSGPAIKPVALRMVWQVARAVKLPVIGIGGIMSATDALEFILAGATAVQVGTASFVNPGAAQEIAEGMEQWLAERGIADIRSLIGALEG